From a region of the Panicum virgatum strain AP13 chromosome 2K, P.virgatum_v5, whole genome shotgun sequence genome:
- the LOC120668914 gene encoding endoplasmic reticulum metallopeptidase 1-like isoform X1: MAAPRAPPRRRPAPAAAGAGDSARVLLALAALYGALALLAYRVIHMRHVAPLGADAPPGDFAEGRVLRHLHRLAVDIPGRQEGSPGLEAAAQYINGELEGLAARAGPEYRIEVEETLVSGSFSMMFLRHRVTLGYRNHKNIVMRISSNVSEDGDPSLLVNGHFDSPLGSPGAADCGSCVASMLELSRLIIDSGWVPPRPVIFLFNGAEELFLLGSHGFIKAHAWNSSIGAFINIEASGSGGTDLVCQSGPGSWPSRVYAQSAKYPMANSVAQDMFGIIPGDTDYRIFAEDITNIPGLDIIFVLGGYFYHTSYDTLENLFPGSIQARGENLFHLVKAFTNSMSLKDNETSNKAAKDGIEDSRAVFFDYLTWFMVFYSRDVSLILHSLPITIFFLAPLFLKFPNITLMAWSISLLDLIRGMLLHAFGVILAIFIPAGAAALRLLFTKNAMNWFAHPYLAFLMFVPASLVGLLLPRSIWGLSEQTHFWGSFGLYSVITMAYTLAGLSGGFLTFFISMSMLLGRFISSIIKRQWNQQSPKQIMCRLLVVYVVPMIPCLLYCIYYGGFLIQFLIEKMGMMGSLPKPYGFFVPDIIVGAAVGLVVGWCFGPLAPIATRWLSQTSILQGLLQITVVALAISSQLFPYSTGAPKRVVLQHTYVTDANEVVDSNYGFSVVDANSLEFLFNNAPEAAKWLKDNSELSFEEKYRSDRSSWVALYPVPFLFSGSLKFQAQTDEIRKHYHNFPQLHVQKTWSNNGQRRVHLNLSLGSLSEIWTAVLNVTGPLSNWSFADNMLPAPQTVSGGPPSYICRLSGKSNVDWSFWLEANSSESLRIDVAVLDQYLVDSTKKLKSLFPSWADLTAFTTFFSTYYL; this comes from the exons ATGGCcgccccccgcgcgccgccgcgccggcggcccgcgcccgcggccgcgggcgcgggggACTCGGCGCGCGTGCTGCTCGCGCTCGCGGCGCTCTACGGCGCCCTCGCGCTCCTCGCCTACCGCGTCATCCACATGCGCCACGTCGCGCCGCTGGGCGCCGACGCGCCGCCGGGGGACTTCGCCGAGGGCCGCGTGCtccgccacctccaccgcctcgccgtcgacaTCCCCGGCCGCCAG gaggGGAGCCCGGGGCTGGAGGCCGCCGCGCAGTACATCAATGGGgagctcgagggcctcgccgcgCGTGCGGGCCCGGAGTACAG AATAGAGGTCGAGGAAACGCTTGTTAGTGGATCTTTCAGCATGATGTTTCTACGTCATAGAGTAACACTCGGCTACAGGAATCATAAGAATATTGTCATGAG GATTTCATCAAATGTTTCAGAAGATGGTGATCCATCCTTGTTGGTGAATGGACATTTTGACAGTCCACTCGGATCTCCTGGTGCGGCAGACTGTGGTTCCTGTGTTG CATCTATGCTTGAACTATCACGACTCATCATTGACTCTGGGTGGGTACCTCCTCGACCGGTGATTTTCCTTTTCAATGGTGCAGAAGAACTTTTTCTTTTG GGCTCACATGGTTTTATTAAGGCACATGCATGGAACAGCTCAATCGGTGCTTTCATTAATATTGAAGCTTCTGGAAGTGGGGGTACAG ATTTAGTTTGCCAATCTGGACCTGGATCGTGGCCTTCTCGTGTTTATGCTCAGTCTGCAAAGTATCCTATGGCCAATAGCGTCGCTCAG GATATGTTCGGAATAATTCCAGGTGATACAGATTATAGGATATTTGCTGAAGACATTACCAACATTCCAGGACTTGATATTATCTTTGTTCTGGGTGGTTATTTCTATCATACCTCATATGATACATTGGAGAATCTATT TCCTGGAAGTATTCAAGCACGTGGTGAAAATTTATTCCACCTAGTCAAGGCATTCACAAATTCTATGTCGTTAAAAGATAATGAGACATCAAATAAAGCTGCTAAGGATGGAATTGAGGATTCACGAGCTGTCTTTTTTGATTATTTGACTTGGTTCATG GTTTTTTATTCTCGTGATGTCTCTCTGATTCTTCACAGTCTACCAAtaaccattttttttcttgcaccACTGTTCCTGaagttcccaaacattaccttGATGGCATGGTCTATATCTCTTTTAGATTTAATAAGAG GAATGTTACTCCATGCATTTGGTGTCATCCTTGCAATATTTATCCCTGCTGGGGCTGCGGCATTAAGATTGTTGTTCACAAAAAATGCAATGAATTG GTTTGCTCACCCTTATTTGGCATTCTTAATGTTCGTCCCTGCTTCACTGGTTGGTCTATTGCTGCCAAGGAGTATATGG GGGCTATCGGAGCAAACACACTTTTGGGGATCTTTTGGGTTGTATTCTGTAATAACTATG GCCTACACGCTAGCTGGGCTGAGCGGAGGTTTTCTAACATTTTTCATTTCCATGTCAATGCTTCTTGGGCGATTTATCTCTAGCATCATTAAGAGGCAGTGGAACCAACAATCACCAAA ACAAATAATGTGCAGGTTGTTGGTTGTATATGTGGTGCCTATGATCCCATGTCTCCTTTATTGTATTTACTATGGTGGATTCCTTATTCAGTTTCTGATTGAAAAAATGGGCATGATGGGATCTCTTCCAAAACCATATG GATTTTTTGTGCCTGATATTATTGTTGGAGCCGCAGTTGGACTGGTGGTTGGTTGGTGTTTTGGTCCTCTAGCACCTATTGCTACTCGTTGGTTATCCCAGACCTCAATTCTCCAGGGTCTGTTGCAAATTACGGTGGTTGCTTTGGCTATCTCATCCCAACTATTTCCTTACAGCACTGGAGCACCAAAAAGAGTTGTTCTTCAACACACTTATGTTACAG ATGCTAATGAGGTTGTGGATTCAAACTATGGTTTCTCTGTGGTTGATGCTAACTCGTTGGAGTTCCTTTTCAACAATGCACCTGAGGCAGCCAAATGGTTGAAGGATAACTCAGAGTTGTCCTTTGAAGAAAAGTATCGTTCTGATAGAAGCTCCTGGGTG GCTCTGTATCCTGTCCCCTTCTTGTTCTCTGGAAGTTTAAAGTTTCAGGCGCAAACTGATGAAATTAGAAAGCACTACCACAATTTTCCCCAGCTACATGTTCAGAAGACCTGGAGTAACAATGGGCAGCGAAGGGTGCATCTCAATCTCTCACTGGG TTCATTATCAGAGATATGGACCGCTGTGCTCAATGTTACTGGGCCACTATCAAATTGGTCCTTTGCTGATAACATGCTCCCAG CTCCTCAAACTGTAAGTGGCGGACCACCATCATATATTTGTCGACTCAGTGGAAAGAGCAATGTGGATTGGTCATTCTGGTTGGAG GCCAACTCTTCGGAAAGTCTGAGAATTGATGTAGCAGTACTTGACCAGTATCTTGTTGATAGCACAAAGAAGCTGAAGAGCCTGTTCCCAAGTTGGGCAGATTTGACAGCCTTCACCACATTTTTCTCAACATATTATCTATGA
- the LOC120668914 gene encoding endoplasmic reticulum metallopeptidase 1-like isoform X2 — MAAPRAPPRRRPAPAAAGAGDSARVLLALAALYGALALLAYRVIHMRHVAPLGADAPPGDFAEGRVLRHLHRLAVDIPGRQEGSPGLEAAAQYINGELEGLAARAGPEYRIEVEETLVSGSFSMMFLRHRVTLGYRNHKNIVMRISSNVSEDGDPSLLVNGHFDSPLGSPGAADCGSCVASMLELSRLIIDSGWVPPRPVIFLFNGAEELFLLGSHGFIKAHAWNSSIGAFINIEASGSGGTDLVCQSGPGSWPSRVYAQSAKYPMANSVAQDMFGIIPGDTDYRIFAEDITNIPGLDIIFVLGGYFYHTSYDTLENLFPGSIQARGENLFHLVKAFTNSMSLKDNETSNKAAKDGIEDSRAVFFDYLTWFMVFYSRDVSLILHSLPITIFFLAPLFLKFPNITLMAWSISLLDLIRGMLLHAFGVILAIFIPAGAAALRLLFTKNAMNWFAHPYLAFLMFVPASLVGLLLPRSIWGLSEQTHFWGSFGLYSVITMAYTLAGLSGGFLTFFISMSMLLGRFISSIIKRQWNQQSPKLLVVYVVPMIPCLLYCIYYGGFLIQFLIEKMGMMGSLPKPYGFFVPDIIVGAAVGLVVGWCFGPLAPIATRWLSQTSILQGLLQITVVALAISSQLFPYSTGAPKRVVLQHTYVTDANEVVDSNYGFSVVDANSLEFLFNNAPEAAKWLKDNSELSFEEKYRSDRSSWVALYPVPFLFSGSLKFQAQTDEIRKHYHNFPQLHVQKTWSNNGQRRVHLNLSLGSLSEIWTAVLNVTGPLSNWSFADNMLPAPQTVSGGPPSYICRLSGKSNVDWSFWLEANSSESLRIDVAVLDQYLVDSTKKLKSLFPSWADLTAFTTFFSTYYL; from the exons ATGGCcgccccccgcgcgccgccgcgccggcggcccgcgcccgcggccgcgggcgcgggggACTCGGCGCGCGTGCTGCTCGCGCTCGCGGCGCTCTACGGCGCCCTCGCGCTCCTCGCCTACCGCGTCATCCACATGCGCCACGTCGCGCCGCTGGGCGCCGACGCGCCGCCGGGGGACTTCGCCGAGGGCCGCGTGCtccgccacctccaccgcctcgccgtcgacaTCCCCGGCCGCCAG gaggGGAGCCCGGGGCTGGAGGCCGCCGCGCAGTACATCAATGGGgagctcgagggcctcgccgcgCGTGCGGGCCCGGAGTACAG AATAGAGGTCGAGGAAACGCTTGTTAGTGGATCTTTCAGCATGATGTTTCTACGTCATAGAGTAACACTCGGCTACAGGAATCATAAGAATATTGTCATGAG GATTTCATCAAATGTTTCAGAAGATGGTGATCCATCCTTGTTGGTGAATGGACATTTTGACAGTCCACTCGGATCTCCTGGTGCGGCAGACTGTGGTTCCTGTGTTG CATCTATGCTTGAACTATCACGACTCATCATTGACTCTGGGTGGGTACCTCCTCGACCGGTGATTTTCCTTTTCAATGGTGCAGAAGAACTTTTTCTTTTG GGCTCACATGGTTTTATTAAGGCACATGCATGGAACAGCTCAATCGGTGCTTTCATTAATATTGAAGCTTCTGGAAGTGGGGGTACAG ATTTAGTTTGCCAATCTGGACCTGGATCGTGGCCTTCTCGTGTTTATGCTCAGTCTGCAAAGTATCCTATGGCCAATAGCGTCGCTCAG GATATGTTCGGAATAATTCCAGGTGATACAGATTATAGGATATTTGCTGAAGACATTACCAACATTCCAGGACTTGATATTATCTTTGTTCTGGGTGGTTATTTCTATCATACCTCATATGATACATTGGAGAATCTATT TCCTGGAAGTATTCAAGCACGTGGTGAAAATTTATTCCACCTAGTCAAGGCATTCACAAATTCTATGTCGTTAAAAGATAATGAGACATCAAATAAAGCTGCTAAGGATGGAATTGAGGATTCACGAGCTGTCTTTTTTGATTATTTGACTTGGTTCATG GTTTTTTATTCTCGTGATGTCTCTCTGATTCTTCACAGTCTACCAAtaaccattttttttcttgcaccACTGTTCCTGaagttcccaaacattaccttGATGGCATGGTCTATATCTCTTTTAGATTTAATAAGAG GAATGTTACTCCATGCATTTGGTGTCATCCTTGCAATATTTATCCCTGCTGGGGCTGCGGCATTAAGATTGTTGTTCACAAAAAATGCAATGAATTG GTTTGCTCACCCTTATTTGGCATTCTTAATGTTCGTCCCTGCTTCACTGGTTGGTCTATTGCTGCCAAGGAGTATATGG GGGCTATCGGAGCAAACACACTTTTGGGGATCTTTTGGGTTGTATTCTGTAATAACTATG GCCTACACGCTAGCTGGGCTGAGCGGAGGTTTTCTAACATTTTTCATTTCCATGTCAATGCTTCTTGGGCGATTTATCTCTAGCATCATTAAGAGGCAGTGGAACCAACAATCACCAAA GTTGTTGGTTGTATATGTGGTGCCTATGATCCCATGTCTCCTTTATTGTATTTACTATGGTGGATTCCTTATTCAGTTTCTGATTGAAAAAATGGGCATGATGGGATCTCTTCCAAAACCATATG GATTTTTTGTGCCTGATATTATTGTTGGAGCCGCAGTTGGACTGGTGGTTGGTTGGTGTTTTGGTCCTCTAGCACCTATTGCTACTCGTTGGTTATCCCAGACCTCAATTCTCCAGGGTCTGTTGCAAATTACGGTGGTTGCTTTGGCTATCTCATCCCAACTATTTCCTTACAGCACTGGAGCACCAAAAAGAGTTGTTCTTCAACACACTTATGTTACAG ATGCTAATGAGGTTGTGGATTCAAACTATGGTTTCTCTGTGGTTGATGCTAACTCGTTGGAGTTCCTTTTCAACAATGCACCTGAGGCAGCCAAATGGTTGAAGGATAACTCAGAGTTGTCCTTTGAAGAAAAGTATCGTTCTGATAGAAGCTCCTGGGTG GCTCTGTATCCTGTCCCCTTCTTGTTCTCTGGAAGTTTAAAGTTTCAGGCGCAAACTGATGAAATTAGAAAGCACTACCACAATTTTCCCCAGCTACATGTTCAGAAGACCTGGAGTAACAATGGGCAGCGAAGGGTGCATCTCAATCTCTCACTGGG TTCATTATCAGAGATATGGACCGCTGTGCTCAATGTTACTGGGCCACTATCAAATTGGTCCTTTGCTGATAACATGCTCCCAG CTCCTCAAACTGTAAGTGGCGGACCACCATCATATATTTGTCGACTCAGTGGAAAGAGCAATGTGGATTGGTCATTCTGGTTGGAG GCCAACTCTTCGGAAAGTCTGAGAATTGATGTAGCAGTACTTGACCAGTATCTTGTTGATAGCACAAAGAAGCTGAAGAGCCTGTTCCCAAGTTGGGCAGATTTGACAGCCTTCACCACATTTTTCTCAACATATTATCTATGA